A single Bacillus sp. OxB-1 DNA region contains:
- a CDS encoding cation-translocating P-type ATPase produces MSAYYRQSAEEVMKLVDVTKQGLSDYDVETRQALYGYNELAEGKRTSTIAVFFGQFNDLLVIILLIAAFVSFLLGEVESTIVILLVVILNAILGTVQHAKAEQSLENLKALSSPTAKVMRNNQIIEIASEEIVVGDLLYLEAGDFISADGRVVESYNLHSNESSLTGESLAVAKHTTPLDEGHETIADQNNMVFAGSFVTNGRGFVAVTAIGMETEIGKIANLLDTAKEKKTPLQVSLDHFGEKLALGITMLCVAIFAIDLVRGRELVESFMFAVSLAVAAIPEALSSIVTIVLAFGTRKMAKENAIIRKLYAVESLGSVSVICSDKTGTLTENKMAVQQVYVDQKVIPHDQLQPEHPIEKKLLLQALLCNDALNRDEKEIGDPTEIALVKLGRQFHFDESIVRKHFPRIEEVPFDSDRKLMSTVNQFGQQTIMITKGAVDVLLSKIVKIDTSKGAIAITEEHRKQIEEANHHFSKNGLRVLAIAYKEVKKNWPIDASDERGLTFVGLLAMMDPPRKESQAAVESCIQAGIKPVMITGDHKITATAIAKQIGILQDPSEAIEGREIEKLTDEQLREQVQDFSVYARVTPEHKIRIVNAWQEKGHVVAMTGDGVNDGPALKKADIGVAMGITGTEVAKDASSMVLTDDNFSTIVKAISNGRSIYTNIKNAILFLLSGNAGAIFVVLYATVFGLPVPFAPVHLLFINLLTDSLPAIAIGLEPHNPNAMKDKPRNIHMSLLNKPFTVRVILEGILIAISTIIAFRVGLSTGDPLTASTMAFATLCLARLVHGFNSRSRESIFAIGVFSNPYTWVAFVIGFLSLHLVLLLPSLTDMFKVAPLSNAQFVLIYSLSIMPFLVIQWYKLLFVRSK; encoded by the coding sequence ATGTCAGCCTACTATCGACAATCCGCAGAGGAAGTTATGAAGTTGGTGGACGTGACAAAACAAGGCCTGTCTGATTACGACGTCGAAACGAGACAAGCCCTCTATGGTTATAATGAATTGGCGGAAGGAAAAAGGACAAGTACCATCGCCGTTTTCTTTGGCCAGTTCAACGATTTATTAGTCATTATTTTACTGATTGCCGCTTTCGTTTCATTTCTATTAGGGGAAGTCGAAAGCACGATTGTGATCCTGCTTGTCGTAATATTAAACGCCATCTTGGGTACTGTCCAGCATGCGAAGGCAGAACAATCTTTGGAGAATTTGAAAGCTTTGTCCTCCCCTACCGCAAAAGTGATGCGGAACAATCAAATTATCGAGATTGCTTCCGAAGAGATCGTAGTTGGCGACCTTCTCTATTTGGAAGCCGGTGATTTTATCAGTGCCGACGGACGAGTCGTGGAAAGCTATAATCTGCATAGTAATGAAAGTTCGCTAACCGGCGAATCACTGGCAGTCGCCAAACATACCACACCTCTCGATGAAGGTCATGAAACGATTGCCGACCAAAATAACATGGTGTTCGCCGGAAGCTTTGTCACCAATGGACGCGGATTTGTGGCCGTGACCGCGATTGGAATGGAAACGGAAATTGGGAAAATCGCAAACTTGTTGGACACGGCAAAAGAGAAGAAAACTCCCCTGCAAGTGAGCCTCGATCATTTTGGAGAAAAATTAGCTCTTGGGATTACGATGCTCTGTGTTGCCATTTTCGCAATTGATCTAGTTCGGGGACGTGAATTAGTCGAGTCGTTCATGTTTGCCGTTTCTCTGGCAGTGGCTGCGATTCCGGAAGCATTGAGCTCCATTGTCACGATTGTGCTGGCGTTCGGAACCCGAAAGATGGCGAAGGAAAACGCGATTATCCGAAAGCTCTATGCCGTCGAAAGTCTCGGCAGTGTATCGGTCATTTGCTCGGATAAAACAGGAACCTTGACCGAGAATAAAATGGCCGTTCAACAAGTGTATGTGGACCAAAAAGTCATCCCCCACGATCAGCTGCAACCGGAACATCCCATTGAAAAAAAATTACTCTTGCAAGCACTATTATGCAATGACGCCTTGAATCGCGATGAAAAAGAAATCGGCGACCCTACCGAAATAGCACTCGTAAAATTAGGGAGACAGTTCCATTTTGACGAATCCATCGTCAGGAAACACTTCCCCAGAATCGAGGAAGTTCCTTTTGATTCGGACAGAAAACTTATGAGCACTGTGAATCAATTCGGTCAGCAAACTATCATGATTACGAAGGGGGCCGTTGACGTTCTCCTCTCCAAGATTGTAAAGATCGATACTTCCAAAGGAGCCATAGCGATAACGGAAGAACATCGAAAACAAATCGAGGAGGCCAATCACCATTTCTCAAAGAACGGGCTGCGCGTATTGGCCATTGCCTATAAAGAAGTAAAGAAAAATTGGCCAATCGATGCCAGCGATGAAAGAGGCCTCACATTTGTAGGCTTACTCGCGATGATGGATCCTCCGAGAAAAGAGTCGCAAGCGGCGGTCGAGAGCTGCATCCAAGCGGGTATCAAACCCGTCATGATCACAGGTGACCATAAAATAACAGCAACAGCCATCGCTAAGCAAATCGGGATTTTACAAGATCCGTCGGAAGCAATTGAAGGACGTGAAATTGAAAAGTTAACTGACGAGCAACTACGAGAGCAAGTGCAAGACTTCTCCGTCTACGCCCGCGTCACACCTGAGCATAAAATTCGGATTGTGAATGCGTGGCAGGAAAAAGGACATGTTGTGGCAATGACGGGAGATGGCGTGAATGACGGTCCCGCCTTGAAAAAAGCCGACATCGGCGTGGCGATGGGAATCACCGGCACCGAGGTAGCGAAAGACGCATCCTCCATGGTGTTAACGGATGATAATTTTTCAACGATTGTCAAAGCAATTTCGAATGGACGAAGCATCTATACGAATATTAAAAACGCCATTCTCTTTTTACTATCCGGAAATGCGGGGGCTATTTTCGTTGTGTTATATGCGACCGTATTCGGGCTGCCCGTCCCCTTCGCGCCCGTACATCTCTTATTCATTAACTTACTGACCGACAGTCTGCCCGCGATTGCCATCGGATTAGAGCCGCATAATCCGAACGCAATGAAGGACAAGCCGAGGAATATACACATGTCGTTATTGAATAAACCATTTACGGTTCGAGTCATCTTGGAAGGAATCTTAATTGCAATCTCCACGATTATCGCTTTTCGTGTCGGCCTGTCAACGGGAGATCCGCTCACCGCAAGCACAATGGCGTTTGCGACTTTATGTTTGGCGAGACTCGTACATGGGTTCAACTCCAGATCCAGAGAGTCCATCTTCGCAATCGGTGTCTTTTCAAATCCCTATACATGGGTCGCATTTGTCATCGGTTTTCTAAGTCTACATCTCGTCTTACTGCTCCCATCGCTGACAGATATGTTCAAAGTCGCGCCATTAAGCAATGCGCAATTCGTGCTCAT
- a CDS encoding FMN-dependent NADH-azoreductase, which produces MNVLVVKANNRPASEGVSSKMYETFINAIEGVNVTTFDVFAEDMPYIGQELFDAFGKVQSGEEMTDIEQRLLAAKQKAMDALTAADVVVFAFPLWNLTIPARLQTFIDYVYQAGFTFKYDENGQAVQLMTDKKAIILSSRGGVYSTPEAAPMEMAANYMKNVVGGVFGMEITHEVIIEGHAAAPDQAEAIIAEGLKKVEAVAKELSAVTV; this is translated from the coding sequence ATGAATGTTTTAGTTGTAAAAGCCAACAACCGTCCAGCTTCGGAAGGTGTTTCAAGCAAAATGTATGAAACTTTCATAAATGCAATTGAAGGTGTCAATGTAACAACTTTTGATGTGTTTGCGGAAGATATGCCATATATTGGACAAGAATTATTCGACGCTTTCGGTAAAGTACAATCGGGCGAAGAAATGACAGATATCGAACAGCGTCTTTTAGCTGCAAAACAAAAAGCAATGGATGCTTTGACAGCAGCAGACGTCGTTGTATTCGCCTTCCCATTATGGAACCTAACAATCCCGGCGAGACTGCAAACATTCATTGATTATGTATACCAAGCCGGCTTCACATTCAAATATGATGAAAATGGACAAGCTGTACAATTGATGACTGATAAAAAAGCCATTATTTTAAGTTCCCGTGGCGGCGTTTACTCCACACCGGAAGCAGCACCGATGGAAATGGCCGCTAACTATATGAAAAACGTTGTAGGTGGCGTATTCGGTATGGAAATCACGCATGAAGTCATTATCGAAGGTCATGCAGCTGCACCAGATCAAGCGGAAGCGATTATTGCAGAGGGTCTGAAAAAAGTCGAAGCTGTTGCGAAAGAGTTATCCGCAGTAACGGTGTAA
- the feaR gene encoding transcriptional regulator FeaR: protein MQTILHTQQVEEQERFSYWRDAICDVFVKLDASQLSPHTFTGRMETGSLKDIQISEVNADSQRVVRSNRQIQKSVEDYFLVSLQTKGQAYIKQDQREARLQPGDFTLYDSTRPYVLHFEQPFQQIVFQFPRSLLLARCAEAEQITAILNPGTQHPVTTMVSTLLRTVASSYLHLDSITRLRVAETTLDLLATALTTISGVKLNEVNSMANVHRAGARAFISTHLADPDLTPDVVAFSQGISTRYLHKLFEAEGQSVAALIRQQRLEHCRLDLSDPKQIQRTVMEIAFQWGFNNAAHFSRTFKQRFGMSPAEYRATTLSKAKEEK, encoded by the coding sequence TTGCAAACGATCTTGCATACGCAACAGGTAGAGGAACAGGAACGTTTTTCATATTGGCGTGATGCAATCTGTGATGTGTTTGTAAAGCTCGATGCTTCTCAACTCTCCCCTCATACGTTTACAGGTCGAATGGAGACTGGTTCCTTGAAGGACATTCAAATTTCTGAAGTAAACGCGGATTCACAACGCGTTGTTCGCTCCAACCGACAAATTCAGAAATCCGTAGAGGACTATTTCCTTGTCAGTCTGCAAACGAAAGGACAAGCCTATATCAAGCAGGACCAACGAGAGGCCCGACTGCAGCCAGGCGATTTCACCCTATACGACAGTACCCGGCCCTATGTATTACATTTTGAGCAGCCATTCCAACAAATTGTTTTTCAGTTTCCCCGTTCGCTATTGCTTGCCCGCTGTGCGGAGGCAGAACAAATTACCGCAATATTGAATCCGGGAACGCAACATCCGGTGACCACCATGGTTTCCACATTGTTGAGAACAGTAGCGTCCTCTTATCTTCATCTCGACTCGATCACCCGGTTGCGTGTGGCCGAAACTACTTTGGATTTGCTGGCGACCGCGTTAACCACAATTTCAGGGGTTAAATTAAACGAAGTCAACTCCATGGCCAACGTTCATCGGGCTGGCGCGCGAGCATTCATCTCCACCCACCTAGCCGATCCTGATCTTACGCCTGACGTTGTGGCCTTCAGCCAAGGGATTTCCACCCGCTATCTCCATAAATTATTTGAAGCGGAAGGACAATCCGTCGCTGCTTTGATTCGTCAACAGCGCTTGGAACACTGCCGTTTAGATCTCAGCGATCCTAAACAAATCCAACGCACCGTCATGGAGATCGCTTTCCAGTGGGGCTTTAACAACGCCGCCCATTTTAGCCGGACCTTCAAGCAACGTTTCGGTATGAGCCCGGCTGAATATCGTGCTACAACTTTAAGTAAGGCTAAAGAAGAGAAGTGA
- a CDS encoding carbon-nitrogen hydrolase family protein — translation MSNYPKYRVAAVQASPVLLDLDATIDKTCRLVDEAAANGAKVIAFPEAFIPGYPWWIWLGNADYGMKYYIQLYKNSVEIPSLAVQKLSSAAKRNKVYFCVSVTEKDGGSLYLTQLWFDPNGDLIGKHRKLKATNAEKTIWGDGDGSMMPVFETEFGNLGGLQCWEHFLPLNVAAMASMNEQVHVASWPIGMPQEGHLFGPEQCVTATKYYAISNQVFCLLSSQIWTEEQRDKICETEEQRNFMKVGHGFSKIIAPNGMEIGNKLAHDEEGITYADIDLEQIIPGKFLIDSAGHYSTPGFLSLSFDRTEKKPIKHIGESAQETVTYEEIQYGNKANVKVHS, via the coding sequence TTGTCAAATTACCCCAAATATCGTGTAGCAGCTGTTCAAGCATCTCCAGTTTTATTGGACCTGGATGCAACAATTGATAAAACATGCAGACTCGTCGATGAGGCGGCGGCAAATGGTGCAAAAGTCATCGCGTTTCCAGAAGCATTCATCCCGGGATACCCTTGGTGGATTTGGCTCGGCAATGCGGATTATGGCATGAAATACTATATTCAACTATATAAAAACTCTGTAGAGATTCCCAGTTTAGCCGTGCAAAAGTTGAGTTCGGCAGCGAAGCGGAACAAGGTATATTTTTGTGTATCCGTCACGGAAAAAGACGGAGGGTCCCTTTATCTGACTCAACTCTGGTTTGATCCGAATGGAGATCTTATCGGAAAACACCGCAAATTGAAGGCGACCAATGCAGAAAAAACGATTTGGGGCGATGGAGACGGCAGCATGATGCCTGTTTTCGAAACGGAGTTTGGAAACTTGGGCGGATTGCAGTGCTGGGAACATTTCTTGCCGCTTAATGTTGCCGCGATGGCATCTATGAATGAACAAGTGCATGTAGCTTCCTGGCCGATCGGCATGCCTCAGGAAGGTCATTTATTTGGTCCGGAACAATGTGTAACCGCTACCAAGTATTACGCGATCTCCAACCAGGTCTTTTGCTTACTGTCCTCGCAAATTTGGACAGAAGAACAACGTGATAAAATTTGTGAAACGGAAGAGCAAAGGAACTTCATGAAAGTCGGTCATGGATTTTCTAAGATCATCGCTCCGAACGGTATGGAAATCGGGAATAAACTGGCCCATGACGAAGAGGGCATCACCTATGCCGACATTGATCTGGAGCAAATCATTCCAGGGAAATTTCTTATTGATTCGGCGGGTCACTATTCAACGCCAGGATTCCTGTCTTTATCGTTTGATAGAACCGAAAAGAAGCCGATAAAACATATCGGTGAATCAGCACAAGAGACAGTAACATATGAAGAAATTCAATATGGCAACAAGGCAAATGTAAAAGTCCATTCTTGA
- a CDS encoding phenylacetaldoxime dehydratase family protein, which produces MPENHNPQANAWTAEFPPEMSYVVFAQIGIQSKSLDHAAEHLGMMKKSFDLRTGPKHVDRALHQGADGYQDSIFLAYWDEPETFKSWVADPEVQKWWSGKKIDENSPIGYWSEVTTIPIDHFETLHSGENYDNGVSHFVPIKHTEVHEYWGAMRDRMPVSASSDLESPLGLQLPEPIVRESFGKRLKVTAPDNICLIRTAQNWSKCGSGERETYIGLVEPTLIKANTFLRENASETGCISSKLVYEQTHDGEIVDKSCVIGYYLSMGHLERWTHDHPTHKAIYGTFYEMLKRHDFKTELALWHEVSVLQSKDIELIYVNCHPSTGFLPFFEVTEIQEPLLKSPSVRIQ; this is translated from the coding sequence ATGCCGGAAAATCACAATCCACAAGCGAATGCCTGGACTGCCGAATTTCCTCCTGAAATGAGCTATGTAGTATTTGCGCAGATTGGGATTCAAAGCAAGTCTTTGGATCACGCAGCGGAACATTTGGGAATGATGAAAAAGAGTTTCGATTTGCGGACAGGCCCCAAACATGTGGATCGAGCCTTGCATCAAGGAGCCGATGGATACCAAGATTCCATCTTTTTAGCCTACTGGGATGAGCCTGAAACATTTAAATCATGGGTTGCGGATCCTGAAGTACAAAAGTGGTGGTCGGGTAAAAAAATCGATGAAAATAGTCCAATCGGGTATTGGAGTGAGGTAACGACCATTCCGATTGATCACTTTGAGACTCTTCATTCCGGAGAAAATTACGATAATGGGGTTTCACACTTTGTACCGATCAAGCATACAGAAGTCCATGAATATTGGGGAGCAATGCGCGACCGCATGCCGGTGTCTGCCAGTAGTGATTTGGAAAGCCCCCTTGGCCTTCAATTACCGGAACCCATTGTCCGGGAGTCTTTCGGAAAACGGCTAAAAGTCACGGCGCCGGATAATATTTGCTTGATTCGAACCGCTCAAAATTGGTCTAAATGTGGTAGCGGGGAAAGGGAAACGTATATAGGACTAGTGGAACCGACCCTCATAAAAGCGAATACGTTTCTTCGTGAAAATGCTAGTGAAACAGGCTGTATTAGTTCAAAATTAGTCTATGAACAGACCCATGACGGCGAAATAGTAGATAAATCATGTGTCATCGGATATTATCTCTCCATGGGGCATCTTGAACGCTGGACGCATGATCATCCAACACATAAAGCGATCTACGGAACCTTTTATGAGATGTTGAAAAGGCATGATTTTAAGACCGAACTTGCTTTATGGCACGAGGTTTCGGTGCTTCAATCCAAAGATATCGAGCTTATCTATGTCAACTGCCATCCGAGTACTGGATTTCTTCCATTCTTTGAAGTGACAGAAATTCAAGAGCCTTTACTGAAAAGCCCTAGCGTCAGGATCCAGTGA
- a CDS encoding ArsR/SmtB family transcription factor: protein MNEENHNEQPLMGEYRHLDEETLFVVSQTFKALSDPTRIRILNLLCSEEHSVNDIAETLNLSQSSVSHQLRFLKNLRLVKFRREGTTLYYSEDDHHVMNLLKQAIDHATHH from the coding sequence ATGAACGAGGAAAATCATAATGAACAGCCGCTCATGGGAGAGTATCGGCATTTGGATGAGGAGACATTGTTTGTTGTCTCGCAAACGTTTAAAGCACTGAGCGATCCAACGAGAATCCGGATATTAAACTTGTTATGTTCCGAAGAACATTCTGTGAATGATATTGCGGAGACGCTTAATTTAAGTCAATCCTCAGTTTCCCATCAACTGCGTTTTTTAAAAAACTTACGTTTGGTGAAGTTTCGGAGAGAGGGAACGACCCTCTATTATTCAGAGGACGATCATCATGTTATGAACTTATTGAAACAGGCGATTGATCACGCAACTCATCATTGA
- a CDS encoding cation diffusion facilitator family transporter — MGHDHGHDHTHGANKKVLLISFLIITSYMIVEAVGGFLTNSLALLADAGHMLSDSISLGIALLAFKFGEKAASTSKTFGYRRFEILAAVLNGVTLIIIALFIFYEAVKRFASPPEVATTGMLIVSSIGLAVNILVAWIMMRGGDVEENLNMKGAYLHVISDMLGSIGAIAAALLMMFFGWAWADPLASVIVAILVLRSGYFVSKSGLHVLMEGVPSNVDLNDVLHAIQNAKGVQSVHDLHVWSITSGLNALSCHAVVDDQMTIAESEQLLRAIEYDLAHLNIHHVTIQLETPSHVHDDSILCQVKPEPAGDPHHHHH; from the coding sequence ATGGGGCATGACCACGGGCACGATCATACACATGGTGCCAATAAAAAAGTATTATTGATTTCTTTTTTAATCATCACATCCTATATGATTGTCGAAGCAGTCGGTGGATTTTTAACAAATAGCCTTGCCTTATTGGCGGATGCAGGTCATATGTTAAGTGATTCGATTTCCCTAGGCATCGCATTGCTTGCTTTTAAGTTTGGGGAAAAGGCAGCGAGCACGAGCAAGACATTTGGATACAGGCGCTTCGAAATTTTAGCTGCGGTTTTAAATGGTGTGACGCTGATCATCATTGCATTGTTTATCTTCTATGAAGCAGTGAAGCGTTTTGCCAGCCCGCCAGAAGTGGCGACGACAGGGATGTTGATCGTCAGCAGCATTGGATTAGCTGTCAATATTCTCGTCGCCTGGATCATGATGCGCGGCGGAGACGTGGAAGAAAACTTGAATATGAAAGGCGCATATCTACATGTCATTAGTGATATGCTCGGTTCGATTGGGGCTATCGCAGCGGCCCTGCTCATGATGTTTTTCGGATGGGCATGGGCAGATCCATTGGCGAGTGTAATTGTTGCCATACTGGTCTTGCGCAGCGGCTATTTTGTATCTAAGTCGGGACTGCATGTGCTTATGGAAGGCGTCCCTTCAAACGTGGATCTGAATGACGTCCTTCACGCTATCCAAAATGCAAAAGGTGTTCAAAGTGTGCATGACTTGCACGTTTGGTCCATTACAAGTGGGTTAAACGCGCTTTCCTGCCATGCAGTGGTGGACGATCAAATGACCATTGCGGAAAGTGAACAATTGCTGCGTGCTATTGAGTATGATTTGGCACATTTGAATATTCATCACGTCACCATCCAATTGGAAACGCCCTCCCATGTCCATGACGATTCGATCTTATGCCAAGTGAAACCCGAACCCGCTGGGGACCCCCATCACCATCATCATTGA
- a CDS encoding metal-sensitive transcriptional regulator, whose translation MSETTKKTVQPNKQQLLNRLKRIEGQVRGVHQMIENDRYCVDILHQISAIQSAMNKVSLALLEDHTHHCVVNAIKGQDGEAAIQELMSVMKTMTK comes from the coding sequence ATGTCAGAAACAACGAAGAAGACTGTCCAGCCTAATAAGCAGCAGCTTTTAAATCGGTTGAAACGGATTGAGGGGCAAGTGCGAGGTGTCCATCAAATGATTGAAAATGATCGCTACTGTGTAGATATCCTACACCAAATCAGCGCCATTCAATCAGCGATGAATAAAGTGTCCTTAGCATTATTGGAAGACCACACGCATCACTGTGTTGTCAATGCCATTAAAGGGCAAGATGGAGAGGCTGCTATCCAAGAGCTGATGAGTGTCATGAAAACGATGACGAAATAA
- the copZ gene encoding copper chaperone CopZ has protein sequence MKEVLKVEGMSCNHCVNSIETSVGGLNGVSAVKVDLTNNEVTVEFDNDATLQQVKETIEDQGYEVA, from the coding sequence ATGAAAGAAGTACTAAAAGTAGAAGGTATGTCTTGCAACCACTGTGTCAATTCCATCGAAACGAGTGTTGGCGGTCTGAATGGCGTTTCTGCAGTTAAGGTCGACCTTACGAACAATGAAGTGACTGTTGAGTTCGATAACGATGCAACTTTGCAACAAGTTAAAGAAACAATCGAAGATCAAGGATATGAGGTTGCGTAA
- a CDS encoding heavy metal translocating P-type ATPase: protein MATQEKTLKINGMTCAACANRIEKGLSKMEGVEKANVNFALESSTIVYDPEKANVHDFTSRIEKMGYGVIQDKAEFDVTGMTCAACASRIEKRINKMDGVSNAAVNFALETLTVDYDSGQTSPNEMMAIVKKMGYELIAKSDGKDKIDHKEQEIKKQYRKFIFSLILTLPLLWTMVAHFEFLSFLYLPEILMNPWVQLALATPVQFIVGAQFYKGAFNALRNKSANMDVLVALGTSAAYFYSLYLSVEWMNAGSVGEPELYFEASAVIITLIVLGKLFEVRAKGKTSQAIQKLLGLQAKTARVLKDGVELEVPIEEVVAGDVILVKPGEKIPVDGEIINGQSAIDESMVTGESIPVDKAVGDPVIGATINKNGSLQIKATKVGKDSALSQIVKVVEEAQGSKAEIQRLADKISGIFVPVVVGIAILTFLVWYFAVTPGDFRASLIPTISILVIACPCALGLATPTSIMAGSGRAAEMGLLFKGGEHLENTRSIDTVVLDKTGTVTKGEPALTDVIVSEGFGEQDVLQWIGSAENQSEHPLAQAIVTGVKEKGIDLIEPAAFKALPGYGIEAEVAGKQVLVGTRKLMRSRDVALQDIETSMEKMEGEGKTAMLIAIDGMLAGVVAVADTVKETSKEAIERMQALGLDVIMLTGDNQHTAEAIGRQVGLSHVIAEVLPEQKSEQIQRLQEQGKKVAMVGDGINDAPALAMADIGMAVGTGTDIAIEAADITLMRGDLNSVADAFIMSRKTMRNIKQNLFFAFFYNTIGIPIAAVGLLAPWVAGAAMAFSSVSVVLNALRLQRVKL from the coding sequence ATGGCAACTCAAGAAAAGACCTTGAAGATTAACGGGATGACTTGTGCTGCGTGTGCAAACCGAATCGAAAAGGGTTTATCCAAAATGGAAGGCGTCGAGAAGGCGAATGTCAATTTTGCTTTGGAAAGTTCAACGATTGTGTATGATCCGGAAAAAGCGAATGTCCATGATTTTACATCGAGAATTGAAAAAATGGGCTATGGCGTCATTCAAGATAAAGCCGAATTTGATGTAACAGGCATGACGTGTGCGGCGTGTGCAAGTAGAATTGAAAAACGGATTAATAAAATGGACGGCGTTTCAAACGCTGCGGTCAATTTTGCGCTTGAAACATTGACAGTCGATTATGATAGTGGTCAAACGAGCCCGAATGAGATGATGGCCATTGTGAAAAAGATGGGCTATGAATTGATAGCGAAATCGGATGGCAAGGATAAGATAGACCATAAAGAACAGGAAATCAAAAAGCAATACCGGAAATTCATCTTCTCCCTGATCTTGACCCTTCCGCTATTATGGACGATGGTCGCCCATTTTGAATTTTTATCATTTCTCTACTTGCCGGAAATTCTGATGAATCCATGGGTCCAGTTGGCCCTTGCGACGCCGGTCCAATTCATCGTGGGGGCGCAGTTCTACAAAGGTGCATTTAACGCGTTACGAAATAAAAGCGCCAATATGGACGTATTGGTCGCTCTCGGTACAAGTGCCGCTTATTTCTATAGCCTTTATTTATCAGTTGAATGGATGAACGCGGGCAGCGTCGGAGAACCGGAATTGTATTTTGAAGCATCCGCTGTCATTATTACGTTGATCGTTCTTGGAAAATTGTTCGAAGTGCGCGCTAAGGGGAAAACGAGCCAGGCCATTCAAAAACTACTCGGTCTGCAAGCGAAAACAGCCCGTGTCTTGAAAGACGGGGTGGAGCTGGAAGTGCCGATTGAAGAAGTGGTAGCGGGCGATGTCATCCTCGTCAAACCGGGCGAAAAGATCCCGGTCGATGGAGAAATCATTAACGGCCAATCGGCAATCGACGAATCGATGGTTACGGGGGAAAGCATCCCTGTCGATAAGGCGGTCGGGGATCCTGTCATTGGCGCGACAATCAATAAGAATGGGTCCTTGCAGATTAAAGCGACAAAAGTCGGCAAAGATAGCGCCCTATCGCAAATTGTCAAAGTGGTAGAAGAAGCACAAGGATCCAAGGCGGAAATCCAGCGATTGGCAGATAAGATTTCTGGCATCTTCGTCCCGGTCGTCGTCGGGATTGCGATCTTGACTTTCCTCGTTTGGTATTTCGCCGTAACGCCAGGTGATTTCCGGGCGTCACTCATTCCGACCATTTCCATCCTGGTCATTGCCTGTCCGTGTGCACTCGGTTTGGCTACGCCGACTTCGATCATGGCGGGTTCAGGTCGAGCTGCTGAAATGGGATTGCTCTTCAAAGGCGGGGAACATCTGGAGAATACTCGTTCCATCGACACAGTCGTGTTGGATAAAACAGGTACCGTGACGAAAGGTGAGCCTGCCTTAACGGATGTTATCGTATCGGAAGGTTTTGGGGAACAGGACGTTTTGCAATGGATCGGATCGGCTGAAAACCAATCGGAGCATCCGTTGGCGCAAGCGATCGTGACCGGCGTCAAAGAAAAGGGAATCGATTTGATCGAACCTGCAGCTTTCAAAGCACTCCCTGGGTATGGAATCGAAGCGGAAGTTGCTGGGAAGCAGGTTCTTGTCGGTACGCGAAAATTAATGCGCAGTCGGGATGTAGCCCTTCAGGATATTGAAACTTCAATGGAGAAAATGGAAGGGGAAGGGAAAACGGCAATGCTGATCGCAATCGATGGAATGTTGGCGGGTGTCGTGGCAGTGGCAGACACTGTGAAGGAAACGTCCAAAGAAGCGATCGAGCGAATGCAGGCACTCGGATTGGACGTCATTATGTTGACAGGAGACAATCAGCATACCGCAGAAGCGATCGGTCGGCAAGTCGGATTGTCTCATGTCATTGCAGAAGTGCTGCCGGAACAAAAAAGTGAGCAGATCCAGAGATTGCAGGAACAAGGAAAAAAAGTAGCCATGGTCGGCGACGGCATAAATGATGCGCCAGCACTTGCGATGGCGGATATCGGGATGGCCGTCGGGACTGGAACGGATATTGCCATCGAAGCAGCGGACATCACGCTAATGCGCGGCGATTTGAATAGTGTGGCGGACGCCTTCATTATGAGCCGTAAAACGATGCGCAATATTAAGCAAAACTTGTTCTTTGCCTTTTTCTACAACACAATCGGAATTCCAATCGCGGCAGTGGGTCTGTTGGCCCCTTGGGTTGCGGGTGCCGCCATGGCGTTCAGTTCCGTTTCCGTCGTGCTTAATGCCCTTCGGCTTCAACGGGTCAAATTGTAA